The DNA region GTGGCGACGAACGAATGCCCCTGCCGGAAGGGCAGACTCGATATGTCGATATGCCAGCCCGTCGGCGATATCGACCCGATCGCTATCTCGCAGTCGGCGAGATCCTGAGCGGCGCTGAGGTCGAGACGAGGGACCTCGTCGGGGGTTGGCAGCGCCGAGATCTCTTCGGTCCGTGAGCGCGCGAACGCGAATTTCGCGCCGGTGCGGAGCAGAATCGCCCGCGCGCCCGACTCCGCGTCGCGGAGGGTGACGACGGCCCGGGGACCGCGGTCCGTGCCGTCTACGTGGTGCCAGTGCTCCAGATAGGGCAGTTCGATACCACGCTCGACCATCATCGCGTTCTCGAAGTGCAGGGTGCCGGTATCGGCAACGCCTTCGGCCGGGGCCCAGTCGACCAGTCTTCCCCAGGTGAATCGCGCTGGTGTCACCGGTGATCGTGTCAGACTGCCGGCGAATCCCTCCTGTGCGAACATCCACTCGAGATGTTCGGCCCGCAGATCTCGCAGGCAGGTCACGCCGTCGAAATCGGGGCGGCCGGCGGGCTGCCTCAAGTCCGCGTACCACCCGTCGGACTGCAACCACGTCACCGTCGTGGTGGTGTCGTCGGGGCCGCCGTGCCAGCTGATGAGCGATCGTGTCCAGATTCCGTGGAGATCGTCCACCTCCACCGGTATCCCGTCGCTGGTGGGATACGGCCAGGGGCCGGTGAGCTTGCTGAGAAGATTCATGTGCCGCCAATCCCGCTGTGTTCGAATGGTTTACGCGGGCCGGCCGGCCATGCGACCGAACGACGACAGCTCGACCGAGCCTTCCGGCAGCACCAGGCTCCCGTCCGCGATCCGGGTGCGCAGGTAGCGGAAACTCTGGGCGGTCTGCGCGAACAGATGCTCGCCGGCGCGCAGTGCGGGCCGCGCCGGAGTGTCGGCGTCGACGAACGCGGGCAGGGGGGCCACGACGGCGTCGTAGTCGACCGAGAAGAACAGCGGAAAGGCGTAGCGCTCCTGCGCGACCTTGCGAACACGATGCGTGGTGGCCACGAATCGCCCATTCGTCATCAGCTCCAACATGTCGCCGATGTTCACCACGTAAGCGCCCGGCACCGGCGGTACGTCGACCCAATGGCCCGCCCCGTTGAGCACCTCCAACCCGGCGGCGGTACCGCGCAGCAACGTGAGACATTCGTAGTCGGTATGGGCCCCGATCCCCGGGCGGTCCTCGGCCGAGTCGTCGAACGGGTAGTGGATCAGGCGCAACTGGCTCGGCGGCTTGGTCAGATATGGATCGAAGAAGTCCTCGGCCTGGCCGATCGCGACCGCGAAGGCACGCATGAGGGCGACGCCGACATCGAAGACCTCCTGGTAGTAGCGCGAGACCGCTTCCTTGAAGCCGGGTATGTCCGGCCATTGATTCGGGCCGAGCATGGGGTTACCCGCGAGATAGTCGGGGTCATCGGCGGGAAGGTCGCGGCACAGGTCGAAGGCCTCCTTCCGGTCCGCCGACATGCCCGCGAAGACCTCCTCCCCTTCGGGCACGTAGCCGCGGTGGTTGGTGGAGTTGCCGATGTAGGTGCGCATCTTCGCTTCGAGCGGGTCGGCGAAGAACCGTTTCGCCGAACGGAGCAGTTCGGCGAAGACGCGCTCGTCGATCCCGGTGCCCGAGACGTACATGAATCCGATATCGCTTGCGGCACAGGCGAGTTCGGCGGCCACGGCGGCTTTCGCCGCGGCATCGGCGCCGAAGAGCGGGGCGATGTCGATATTGGGGACTTCGGAGAACGAGGTGAGACCTGCCACGAGCCGGATCCCTTCCACACGAGTTTCGATCAGCTGATCGAAACTTAGGATTCGGCCGATTCGGCTGTGTGATGCCGCTGTTTCCGGTTGGTAAATCCCCTCCCTCGGCCGAACCCGGCTCCGGCGGCCACCAGGAGCTCTTGCGGTGGACGACTCGTACGAATTCGTCGGCACTGCCCGCTGGGGATCTGACGTTCCCGAGGGCTACAACGTCGGCCGGTCGACGACCTATCGGGTGCCGGGCGGCATTCACGCATTGCCGACCGGCGGCGACGTGGCGGCGGCGACGCGACGATTGCAGACGGCCGCGGTCCGGCCGCTGGATCCGCACCGCGACTGGACCCCGCCGACGTTCCTGGATCTGACTCCCGAAGGCCAGGACACCACGCCGCTGCGCTGGGAGGACAACATCGGCTTCTGGGAGCCCTGTACGAGGTCGTGGACACCGAACCGTCCTTCCCCGAATTCCACATCGCCTACGGCGATTTGGCGGCCCTCGGCGCCCACAGCTATCGGCTGACCGTGCCGCAACCCGTTCCCGGAAAACTGTTCTGGTCGGTCACCGTGTACGACGCACGCACCCGCAGTCAGATCAGAACCGAGCAGAACCGCGCGGTCCTCACCTCCCTGTTCGATTTCGATGCCGAGGCAGGCGCGAACTCGATCGACCTACTGTTCGGCCCGACCGCACCCGCCGACGGTGAACAACACTGGATTCAGACCCTGCCCGACACCGGCTGGTTCGTCTACTTCCGCATCTACGGCCCGGAGGCCGCGGCCTTCGACCACAGTTGGAAGCCTAGCGATTTCGAACGTATCGATCTCTGATCGACGAAATGCGGAACGGTCCTTCACTCACCAAGTGAGTGAAGGACCGTTCCATTGCGCGCCCGGAGAGACTCGAACTCCCAACCTTCTGATGGGTTCGTGCGTACATAGTTGTCCGCTGGGATCGTTCAGAGTGCCTGTGAGGCAACGTATTCTGCCTTGGACTGTCTTTTGACATCTGGGTCGGTACGCCAATGTACGCAGACGTTTGTGCGGTCAAAGTAACGACGGTTCATGTCCGAGTCCGATGGGCCTCACCCACCCTGTGACACCGTAATGACGCTCAGGGCTTTGGGTCACCACGGTAGCCCTGGCGAGACAGTAGATCACGACGTTGATGATGAAGAGCTATCGCGCTATTTGCGTGCGAGAGCTGATGACGAAGACGCGGTTTACGTGCGTATTTCGTGTTGGCATCCGTGGGTAGATGTCAGGCTTCGTGAGCCCTGCTGCGTACTCTCTGCGTCCCACTAGGCGTGCCCTGGGGAGATGCACCCGGTGCCAGCGTGCCGCACCGTCCACTCAGCCCACTTCGCAGGCGGGGGCTGCCTGATGACTCCGTTTCGAACGGCCGTCAAAGTTGATGGCGGCCGTTCGAACCCGCGTCTAGAATTCCTCAGCGTTACCATCCTCTGCTTCTTCGTCAATTTGGGAAGCTGTATCCCAGGCCGCCGGCCCCCTCGCCTCGATCTCAACCACCTTCGCGAGATACGCCTCGGTATCGCCCTTTGCAGATGCGAGCTTCATCTGAAATACAGCATCTCCGGAATTTGCAATTCGATGCTCATTCTTCAGCAGCAATTCATTCGCCTCATCCTCCCATCCAAGCTCTTCAAAAACACGCAGTTGCCACCACAGGTCGTCATCGCGAATGAAATCTTTGAGCGCCAGGATGAATAGGTCATCGGCCAGATTGCTCAACAAATTCTTAATATAGTATGCAGCTGTAAAATAGTTATCGGCAATCAGCGCCTCCCGAATACCCCCCAGGAGCACCTCGGCGGATTCTTTGTAACGCCCTACTTCCGCAAGCACTCCAGCCTTAGTGCTCCAATCATCACTAACCTCCTCGACTGCCCGATCCTTAACATCCTCGGGAAGCTTTTCCGCAATTCCCTGGACGTTCCTTATTAGAACTTGATAAAATGGACTTGGATCATTTTCTAGTGCACGCTCGACATACTTATCCCTCAGATGTTCATCGCCAGATTGGCTATACAATCGCGCCACCGCGAGCCAATCCTCTTGTTCCCGAGCAACTTCCAGCTTTGCAAGTATTTCCCGCAGCTTCAACTCATCGGACCGCTCTTCAGGCTTTCCTTCCGCATAGGACGAACCCGAACGATACGCGCGCACACGCTCAAGCCAATGCCGGCGATACAGAGCTACTTGATCAGAATCTAGCTTGCGGTCAAACCCGCCTTGAATCTGAGTCTCACGGTGACAATCGAAGCATAGGACAGCAAGGTTTCCGAAATCATTATTACTTGGATTATCATCAATATGATGAATTTGCACCGGCTTCTTGTTTCGACACACACAGCACGTTCGGTCCGACTCGAACAATACGCGAGCAGCGACCTCAGGAGGGATCGGAATGCGCAACTTCTTCGCAGGCATCTGGCCCGTAACTCCTTCTTTCAAAATGCCCCGTGGGGCCCGCCAACGAATGTGCCCTTGCGGGCGAGTTAGGCAAGGAAGCACACCAGTAAATGATCGCTCTGAGTAACGAGACCGCTACGCCCGTGACCGAATCTCTACCGAGAAAGATCTGCATCTCACCGGTCAGGCCACGACCGAACCCACCAGCAGCACCATAGGTGCTCGAGATCTCCCGTCACAAGCAGTACACCGATCGAGGCGAGAACACGCCGAAGCGATCCCAACTGCGACGGATCGGCATTTGCGGTGGCGAGCTGGTGTTGGCTCGGTAGGCATGACCTAGGGATTTTGGGCGGCAACGTTGGGCGAAGAGGGCACCGCTGCGCAGCGTTGCGTACTCACTGCGTACCGATACCGCTGGGCTGAGATCTGGTCTCCTGCTCCGGAGGCAGCCCCGGAGCATTTTCCCGGGTTTGACCTTGGGTTTGGATGTATCCCGAGCGTTGGGTTGCGTCCGCCAGAGTCCGGGGAGATCCGAGTGAGTTGTGACATCGTGGTGACATCAATGTCCTGCCTCACCGGGGCTGAACTTCGCATCCCCGGTGACTTCCCTTGCCCTGCTTCCTCATACTGGCCGCTCTGTACTGAGTGGCGGCCTAGTCAATGGGGCCGAAGGCATCACGCAGTGACGCGAAGCGCCATTTACTCGGCCGTGGCGAAGTCAGACAATCGAGCCATGAGGAGGCTGGGCCACTCGTCGGCTCCTGTCTGCCCGATGGTTCGACGCCGAAGTCGACCAGGGCGATCACCGTTTATTCCGGGCTGGATGTCGGAGGTGTCTGATAATAAGTGTTCAGCGGCCGTTCGCCACTTCCGGCCGGTAGCCGCAGGAGGGTCGACGGTGTCGATGGAGATTGAGGGTGACGGATCTTGGCCGTACGGCGATCGCCCTGACGCAGACTGGACGAAAGCGTTCACCGACGAGTTGCAGCGCATCACTGTGCTCGCACCGTCCGAACCGAATCCGGACGGCACGGTCCCCCTAGGTGATTCCGACAAGATGCTGCTGCGCCAGGAAATCGTCAGCCTGATGAAACGCGCTCACACCGGTTCTGTACGTCAGCAGGAGTTCCAAGAGGTTCGGTCTGGAGACGTGGTCGTGGAGTTGAAGCATCCGCGTCCCGGCAACCTCGGGGGATGGCACTACCGGGTCTACACCGGCGTACCCAAACATCCTGACCATACGTATTTGGTCTGGCTCGGAGCTGGGCGTAAGCCGGACAGTGAGTTTGATCCGGAAGGGTGGGGTGAGCTGCAAACCGGCCAGATAGAGACCTCCCACTGCCGATTCAAGGTGTGGCTTGCCTCCCGATATGCTGACAGAACGTGATGTTGCGGTTAACCTCAACATATGAGCACGTTCGACGATCTCGAGAGGGCTTTGGGGATCGATACGTCGGACCCCGAGGAGGCGCTCGCCCGCGACTTGGTCGAGGCAGACCACGACATGCTTGAAGCACTGGTGCACATCCGCAAGTCTGTGGCCAAGATGTCAGGCGCGGAGGTGGCAGACAGGATGGGCCGCCATCGGTCCGTCGTCACAAACTTCGAGAAGCTGACGGCAGATCCGCATCTGTCAACGATTCGGCGGTATGCGCACGCCATCGGGGCGCGGGTCACTCACCACGTCGAGTGGGTGGATCCGAAGGGCAACGGAACGGGTGCAGCGGCGGAAGCCCCTCCAGAGACTGTTGGCGCTCCGGGTTTGAAAAAGCAACTCTCCGACATTCAGTCAGTGCTAAACGCGATGCTGGGTGAGGGGCGATCACTACCACCTGCGGCGGCCAAAGCCCTGGTCGACTGGGCGTCAGTGCATAGACAGCGCATCGATATCGCGTTCCCACCGCCGTCGCGCGATATTCTCGATCGCCATGTTCAGGTTCATGCATCAGTTCATGCATCCTCCCCCCTGATCTCCGACGCTGTTGGGGCGGGTACGTGAAGATTACGGTGATCACTGCGGATTCCGCCCAGCGGGATCCAGTGGGCAAAGTCCATGCGCTCGGTTTGAATTGGTCGTGGGTCGTCACGCCGACACCCCCGATGTCAGTAGTCATCGTGATCGATCCGGACACAGCAGACGAACTGCTCACGACGTTCAAATTGGTTGCGGAGCTGATCGATGCGAACGACGAGCCGGCCACCTTCGGCAGATCAGCTGAACCACTGCGGGCATACATAGATGCCACCGCCGACGAACCGTCTGCACGCATGATGCTTGCGTTCAATGTAGCGCCGGGTATACCGCTGTCACCGGGACGGTACAGCTGGCGAGTCACGGATAGCGACGGCAAGGAATACGGGCGTACTGGGTTTGAAGTCCGGCCCAACGGCGATACCGGACCGGCCGCGTAGCCGAACCTGACTTGCTTCTATCTACAGATATAAGGCGAATTCGGCAGCGACCCAACGTAACTGCTGGCGGAAACCCGGTGCGGACGGAAGGACGTCGTCCGCACCGGGTGACCGGTGTCCCGGTGTGACCAGCACCGGCGGATCGGCCGGAGTCGACGTCGTTGGCGACTCGCTACCGGCGGCGCTGCCGGTGGCCGAAGGCGGTGGGAAGGGGGCCGAAGCCCCCTCGGGGTCACTTGTAGGCGGCTGCGGGATCGTATGCGTCGGCGGCGGCCTGGTTGGTGAGGTCCTGCGCGTGGTGCGGGTGGCAGCGGTAGGTGGTCCGTCCGAACCGGGGCATCGGGTGGATTTCGGTGGCGAGGGCGTCGCAACCGCGGATTCCGCAGACGTAAGTGGTGGTGCTCATCGGGAGGTCCTTCCTCGTTGCTGTGGTCGATCTGGGCTTGTCCAGACCACCGGTGTGGGGTGCGGAAAAGGGTGGGCGAATGCCCATCACGAAGTGACGCGTAGCGCCCTTTGGAGTGCCCTGCGCCGGTGGTATGCCTTCGGCAGATCGTCCATAGCAATGCGGAAGGATCGGTGGGCGCCGGAACGTGCTGGTGTGGAACCGAACTGCGTCGGCACCGGCACCGAGATCCTGGTGAGCTTCCTGGGATATCCGGCTACCGAGGGCGACCACAGCCGGTCGACTGAGCTGGTGGCCGGCCGATTCGGTCCTCGGCTGCGGGAGGCCCGGCCGGGTACGGCAGACGTCGCGCCCAGCACTGCCACGTCGTTGCATAAGTGGCCAGAAAGGGGAAGTCGGCGTTCTACCACGTCGCCAGAGCGGCGCCGACGCGCCCGACGCGCCGCGAGCGGCGTCCTTTCAGCGAGCGGTTGCGCGGCGCCGCGTGGCGGCGCCGCTCGGCGGCGCGCCAGCGCCGCCCTTGATCCTCTATAGCCAAATTCGGCAACGACCTATGCAGGTGAGTGCATTTGCTCGCCGAGAAGGTCTGTCCGCGGACAGACTTGGAGCATGGCTGAGCTTGCGCTGACGGCGGACCGTCGTGAAGAACTGGCCGGGTTGTTAGGGGACGAACAGCGTCTTCGGGCCGAGTATCCGAAGGTGGCGGAGTACCTCGATACCGCGCCGATGCTGCCGGGGACGGGGGACGACCGGGCCGACGCAGCGTTCGATTTGCGGCTCGTGCATTACATGACAGGCGGGCCCTCGATCAGCGCGAACCCATACTGGGACATCGTCGGGCCATCGGTGTCCGAACGTCAGGGGCGCCGGGTGGTGGACGGTGGCCGGCCTCGAGGAAGCGCGCGACTGGGATTCGCGCAGACCATCTTGCAGGCCGCCTATGCCTACGCGATTCCGTCGCCGGAGACCGTGGCGTGGATGCATCAATTCTGCAATGGGCGTTCGGTAGTCGAGCTCGGAGCTGGCCGCGGTTACTGGGCTGCGCAGTTGGCGAGCGCAGGTCTGGATGTTGCGGCGTATGACTCGGAACCGCCGGACCGGTCCGAAAATCCGTCGTTCACTCAGGCCGAAGGCCAAGCGGACGTCTGGCTGAGCGTTGGTGATCTCGGGCAGTTCGCTGCGCGGTCGGTCGGCAGTGCCGATGAGGTCCTGTTTCTGTGTTGGCCGCCTGGATGGGGCAACACGATGGCGTCGGATGCACTGGCGGCCTTCGAGGCGAACGGCGGTCGCCGGTTGGTCTACATCGGTGAGCCGAAAGGCGGAAAGACCGGCGATGAAGCCTTTTTTCGATGCGCTGGACTCGCGATGGAAGATCGAATCAGAGGATTCGGGATTCATCTCTTGGTGGAATCTCGCCGATCGGGCTCAGGGCTGGGTCCGTCAATAAAAGAGCCGCCGGTCATCCATAGTCGGATGACCGGCGGCCGCGCAGAGCTTTATTTCTCGGTAGCCGCTTCAAGTTCCGGTTACAGGTTCATGCGGAAAACAAATGCGTAATAGCGATCCTCGGGTAGGACACATCCGAGACCGATAATTACTCGTCCTGTCGCGGTGATGTAGCGCTGGTGGACGGTCTTCACGAGGTCGCCGGGGGTGGTCTTCAACCACTCCGCGTGTGACGGCACCGGGATGCTGTCCGCCACCGTTTCCTCAAGGGTGGCAGCGTCGGACGTGTCCGCTACGTCGACCGGGCTGGTAGCTGTCAGACACGGAAATCGGCCGGCCATCTTCGCTGGCGCGGGTGACGACGTGGGTGATCTCTTCGCCGACTGCTACGCCAAGGGCATCGGCCAATGCTTCTGTGGCCGACACCTCTCCGTTGCCCGGTCGATCTGAACCGTGCTGTCGGACTCGTTCGCGAAACGTCACTTCCGGGTCCTCCATCTGACGTTCGGCGAGATCCGGATCAGGTTCGGCCGATCCGATACGAACACTCCGCGCTCTGCGCACAGACCGGACGAGCCCTTGGCTCTGAAGGAGCTCGAGTGCCTTCCGAACCACGATGTCGGAGACATTGTTGCGCGCCGCGATTTCCGAATAGCTCGGCAGTTGAGTTCCGGGCGGCAATTCTCCGCCGCGAATTCGGCGAGCATATTCGCCAGCGATGGAGACGTAGGCAGGTTCCGCCATGTGGCTCATTCCCTTCAATTCGAAAATCACTAGCGCGTAGGACGGGGGACTAGTATAGCGCACTTCGTATACGTAAAACCGTATTCGCACTGGTTATCGCGCGAAATATTCATGTATTCGAATCTGTATCCGAATCGACAACCTCCAATTCAGCCCGCTTCGTCCGACGATCGGAGGGACGGCGCTCGGCAGTACGCCACCGCGCAATACACCACAGCCGACAGAGGCAGGACCCACGAAAAGCAGTCCGAGGGTTTCCAACGCGTTCACCCCCGCCGTCCACTCTGCTGCATCGGCCATCGAGCGAACGACAGTCGAGGTAGGACGGCTTCGACATCGGCTAAGCCCATGAGGTTGTTCAGGGTTAGCGGGTCCAGGTGGCTTGCCGAAGGGACGATCACCGCATCGACGTCGGCCGCGCGGACCTGATCAGGCAACGGCAGCAACGAACTCGCCGGCCAAATGAGCGCATAGCCCAGATGCCTCGCCAGGCGCTGGACCTGGGCACGATCCCAGTCTGGCGCGACGGTGACATCGGGGTCGATCCACGCGAGAGCCGTAGGGCGGAACCTCATTGCGCACACCTTCTTGTCCCGTGATGCCGCGCGTGTCGATCGTCAGCAAGCTCTCGACCGGCGGCGATAGCGTCCTTACATCGCTCAGCGTATACGAAGATACGTATACGGACAAGACAGTTTCGCCGCGCTGACCAGCGAGTTTGACCTTTCTCGCCCTTCGTATACGCAAAATCCTTGTGCGCATACGCAACTACGTCTACGATGAATCCATCGCCGCTACCGAGTGAGGCGAGATTCGAAAGAACCCCAGACGCAAGGAGATTCAGTCATGGCGCTCAAAGATCTGCGTTTCAACGTCGCGTTCAACGAAGCCTTCGAGAAGGGCCTCGTCCTGGTCGGCGAGATCGAGCCGGACACCGAGTACAACCAGAACCGCAACGCTCCGGCTCGTCAGAAGGTCGACCCGGTGACGGGTCTGCGGCAGTGGAAGGCCACCGCCACCAACCCG from Nocardia spumae includes:
- a CDS encoding isopenicillin N synthase family dioxygenase, which gives rise to MAGLTSFSEVPNIDIAPLFGADAAAKAAVAAELACAASDIGFMYVSGTGIDERVFAELLRSAKRFFADPLEAKMRTYIGNSTNHRGYVPEGEEVFAGMSADRKEAFDLCRDLPADDPDYLAGNPMLGPNQWPDIPGFKEAVSRYYQEVFDVGVALMRAFAVAIGQAEDFFDPYLTKPPSQLRLIHYPFDDSAEDRPGIGAHTDYECLTLLRGTAAGLEVLNGAGHWVDVPPVPGAYVVNIGDMLELMTNGRFVATTHRVRKVAQERYAFPLFFSVDYDAVVAPLPAFVDADTPARPALRAGEHLFAQTAQSFRYLRTRIADGSLVLPEGSVELSSFGRMAGRPA
- a CDS encoding DUF1214 domain-containing protein, yielding MDTEPSFPEFHIAYGDLAALGAHSYRLTVPQPVPGKLFWSVTVYDARTRSQIRTEQNRAVLTSLFDFDAEAGANSIDLLFGPTAPADGEQHWIQTLPDTGWFVYFRIYGPEAAAFDHSWKPSDFERIDL
- a CDS encoding GntR family transcriptional regulator, which translates into the protein MAEPAYVSIAGEYARRIRGGELPPGTQLPSYSEIAARNNVSDIVVRKALELLQSQGLVRSVRRARSVRIGSAEPDPDLAERQMEDPEVTFRERVRQHGSDRPGNGEVSATEALADALGVAVGEEITHVVTRASEDGRPISVSDSYQPGRRSGHVRRCHP
- a CDS encoding HNH endonuclease signature motif containing protein, whose product is MPAKKLRIPIPPEVAARVLFESDRTCCVCRNKKPVQIHHIDDNPSNNDFGNLAVLCFDCHRETQIQGGFDRKLDSDQVALYRRHWLERVRAYRSGSSYAEGKPEERSDELKLREILAKLEVAREQEDWLAVARLYSQSGDEHLRDKYVERALENDPSPFYQVLIRNVQGIAEKLPEDVKDRAVEEVSDDWSTKAGVLAEVGRYKESAEVLLGGIREALIADNYFTAAYYIKNLLSNLADDLFILALKDFIRDDDLWWQLRVFEELGWEDEANELLLKNEHRIANSGDAVFQMKLASAKGDTEAYLAKVVEIEARGPAAWDTASQIDEEAEDGNAEEF
- a CDS encoding helix-turn-helix domain-containing protein; the protein is MSTFDDLERALGIDTSDPEEALARDLVEADHDMLEALVHIRKSVAKMSGAEVADRMGRHRSVVTNFEKLTADPHLSTIRRYAHAIGARVTHHVEWVDPKGNGTGAAAEAPPETVGAPGLKKQLSDIQSVLNAMLGEGRSLPPAAAKALVDWASVHRQRIDIAFPPPSRDILDRHVQVHASVHASSPLISDAVGAGT